GCCTCACGCAGATGGCCTTCGCCTCACACATCGCCCTGGCACCGGCCGCCGGCCTCGTCGCCCTGTACACGCTCGCCACACTCGGCAGCCGGCGCACCGCGTGGATCGTCGGCATCGCCGCCGCGGTGGCGATCACCGGTGTCCATGCCGCGACCCACGCGGAGTCCCTGGTGGGAGGGGCCGGCCTGCTGCGGTTCGACTTCGCGATCGCCGCCACGGCGCTGGGCCGCGCCGTCCGCAGCCGCCGTGACCACCTCGCCGCGGCCAGGGCACGCGTCAAGCGGGCCGAAAACATGCAGGAGCAGGAGGCACGGCGCCGCGTCACCGAGGAACGCGTGCGCATCGCACGCGATCTGCACGACGTCGTCGCCCACCACATCACCCTGGTCAACGCCCAGGCCGGGGTGGCTCACCACCTCATGCGCGCCAACCCCGAGCAGGCCTACGAGGCGCTGGCCCACATCAAGGACAACAGCCGTGCCGCGCTCGACGAACTGCGTGCCACCGTCGGCCTGTTGCGCCAGCCCGACGACGCGCCCGGCACCCGGGCCCCCATCCCGCGCCTGGCCGATCTCGACGCCCTCGCCGGCGGGTTCCGGGCGAGCGGGCTGTCCGTGCGGGTGACCAGCACCGGTGTACCCGCGCCGCAGGCGCCCGCCACCGAACTGACCGCCTACCGCATCATCCAGGAAGCCCTCACCAACACCCACAAGCACGCATCCGCCACCCGGGCCGCCGTCATCCTGGACTACGGTCCGCACGCGCTGCGGGTCACCGTGACGGACGACGGACGCCCCGGCGTGCCCAAGGGCGAGGGCACCGGCCACGGGCTGATGGGCATGCACGAGCGCGCCGCCGCCATCGGCGGGACCGTCACCGCCGGACCGCGGCTCGAAGGCGGCTTCCAGGTCGTCGCGGACCTGCCGCTCTCCCTCGCCCCCGCACCGGTCTGACCGACCCGTAAGGAATCCCGCCCGTGACGATTCGTGTTCTGCTCGCCGACGACCAGGCACTGCTCCGCGGCACCTTCCGGCTGCTCATCGACGCGCAGCCGGACATGGAGGTCGTCGCCGAGGCCTCCAACGGGCGCGAGGCCGCGCAGCTGGCCCGCGCCGAGCGTGCGGACATCGTGGTGATGGACATCCGGATGCCCGAGGTCGACGGTATCGAGGCCACCCGGCTGATCGGCGAGGACGAGGACATGGCGGGAGTCAAGGTCCTCGTCCTGACCACCTTCGAGGAGGACGAACTCGTCGTCGAGGCGCTCCGGGCGGGCGCGAGCGGCTTCCTGGGCAAGGGCATCGAACCGGCCCAACTCCTCGACGCCCTCCGCCTCGTCGCCGCCGGTGAGGCGCTGCTCTCCCCCACGGCGACCAAGGGCCTCATCGCCCGTGTCCTCGCCCATCCCTCCCCCGGTGGCCTCGTGGACCCGCGGCGGCTGGCCACCCTGACTCCCCGTGAACGCGAGGTGATGACCCTGGTGGCAACCGGCCTGTCCAACGACCAGATCGCCGAACGCCTCTTCGTCACTCCGGTCACCGCGAAGACCCACGCCAACAGGGCGATGACCAAACTGGGCGCCCGTGACCGTGCCCAACTGGTCGTCATCGCCTACGAGACCGGCCTGGTCCAGGCCGGGGAGCCGCGGGTCTGAGGCGGACCTGCCGCGCAGGGACGGTGCGGCGGTGCCTCGCGGCCGGGCACCGTCGCGCGTGCCCGGCCGCCGGCCCCTATCGGCCGTCTCCCGTGCTTTCCGCCGCGGCGAGCGCCGCCGTTGCCTTCTTGCGGTAGACGGCGAGTTTCTCGGCGGGGGCGATGACCTGGTGGCTGCGCGACCTGACGGACACGTCGTGGTCCCCCGCGGTGCTGCGCAGGGCGCCCACGGTCGCCTGATCGCGGGGGACGTGGGCGAACGGGTCGAAGGAGTACCAGCGCATCGCGTTCTCGTACGTCATCTTGTTGATCTCGTCGTCGGACACGGCGTTGGCGGTCAGAACCTCGTGGAGTTCCTCGGGCGCGTTCGGCCACATCGAGTCGCTGTGCGGGTAGTCGGCCTCCCAGCAGATGTTGTCGATCCCGATGTCGTGGCGCAGCCGTACCCCGATCGGGTCACTGATGAAGCAGGTCAGGAAGTGCTCGCGGAACACCTCGGACGGCAGCTTGCCGCCGAAGTCCTGCAGCGTCCAGGTGGAGTGCATCTCGTAGGTGCGGTCGATGCGCTCGAGGAAGTACGGGACCCAGCCGGTGCCCCCCTCCGACAGCGCGATCTTCGTGCGGGGGAACTCCTTCAGGACGCGCGACCAGATCAGGTCGGCGGCGGCCTGGACCAGGTTGATCGGCTGGAGGGTGATCATCACGTCCGGCGGGGCGTCGGGCGCGGTGATGGCGAGGCGGCCGGAGGAGCCGATGTGCAGGTTCATCACCGTGTCGCTGTCGGCGAGCGCCCGCCACACCGGGTCCCAGTACTCGGTGTGGAAGCTGGGGTACCCGAGCGGGACCGGGTTCTCGGGGAAGGTCAGCGAGTGGCAGCCCTTCTCGGCGACCCGGCGTATCTCCTGGGCGCACAGTTCGGCGTCCCAGATCGCCGGGAGTGCCATCGGGATGAAGCGGCCGGGGTGCGCGGCGCACCACTCGTCGATGTGCCAGTCGTTGTAGGCGCGTACCAGGGCGAGGGAGAAGTCGGAGTCCTCGGTGGCGAACAGGCGGGCGGAGAAGCCGGGGAAGGAGGGGAAGTTCATCTGGGCGAGGACCCCGCCGGCGTTCATGTCGGCGACGCGTTCCTCGACGTCGTAGCAGCCGGGCCGTATCTCGTCCAGGCCCTGCGGCTCCATGCCGTACTCCTCCTTGGGGCGTCCCGCGACCGCGTTGAGCGCGGCGTTGCCGATGCGGGCGTCCCGGAACTGCCAGATGTCGGTGCCGTCCTCGCGGTGCACCAGACGCGGGGCGTCGTTCTTGTAGCGGGCCGGCAGGTGGTTCGCGAACAGGTCGGGCGGTTCGATGATGTGGTCGTCAACGCTGATGAGGATCATGTCGTCGCGGTCCATGGATACTCCTTGAGCTCGGTGCAGATCAGTCCGAGGCGGGCAGGGCCTTGGGTGGTTTGACGGCCAAGGGCTTTCCTCCGTACGTCAGACGGCCCGAGCCGGAGGCGGTGCAGAGGAGTTCGAGAGCGTCGTCCGGGTCGACGTAGCGCTTGCCGATGAGGGTGTCGGGGGCCTGGCCTGACGGCTGCGGGGCAGGGGCGTCCTGGGCCGGCACCATTTCGGCGCCGCCGCATTCGACGGGGCCCGACATCTGCTGCGGGGCCCGGATCACGATGACGCGGGTGGTGCCGGCGGTGCAGGCCAGTTGGTCACCGGGGCGCAGGGCCGGCGTGCGGGGTGACGGCATGGCGCGGTTCTCCTTCGGGTGCGGGGATGATCACGGCGGCCGGGTCGAGCCGCTCGCCGAGCTGGTACAGGTCATACGACTGGCGGGCGAGCCAGAAGCGGAGGAACCCGGTGAGTGAGTAGCGCAGGAACAGCGCGCCGCCCACCATTGCGGCGGTGACACCGCCGAGGCCGAGGGCGAGGGCGTCGCCCTGGCCGAGGGAGCTGTCCGTGGCGTGGGCGAGCGGGAAGGCGAGCGCGCCGAGTGCCAGGCCGACGGCCATGAGCAGTCCGCCCAGGCGCAGCCAGAGCGTGGCGCGGGCGGTGGCGGGGTCGGGGATCTTCAACTCGGCGAGTTCGCGCACGAACCGGTCAGCGCGCGCCTCGGAGGTGGGGCCTGTGGTCATGTCTGGCTCCCCAGATAGTAGGAGGAGAGTTCGGCGTGCAGGGAGCTGTCGGGGTGCCCCTGCCACTGGATACGGCCACGGACGAGTACGGCGGCGTGGTCGGCGATCTTCAGGACGGCGGCGGCGAACTGTTCGACGACGAGGACGGCGACGCCCTGCCGGGCGATGTCGGCGACGAG
This genomic interval from Streptomyces sp. B21-083 contains the following:
- a CDS encoding amidohydrolase family protein; its protein translation is MDRDDMILISVDDHIIEPPDLFANHLPARYKNDAPRLVHREDGTDIWQFRDARIGNAALNAVAGRPKEEYGMEPQGLDEIRPGCYDVEERVADMNAGGVLAQMNFPSFPGFSARLFATEDSDFSLALVRAYNDWHIDEWCAAHPGRFIPMALPAIWDAELCAQEIRRVAEKGCHSLTFPENPVPLGYPSFHTEYWDPVWRALADSDTVMNLHIGSSGRLAITAPDAPPDVMITLQPINLVQAAADLIWSRVLKEFPRTKIALSEGGTGWVPYFLERIDRTYEMHSTWTLQDFGGKLPSEVFREHFLTCFISDPIGVRLRHDIGIDNICWEADYPHSDSMWPNAPEELHEVLTANAVSDDEINKMTYENAMRWYSFDPFAHVPRDQATVGALRSTAGDHDVSVRSRSHQVIAPAEKLAVYRKKATAALAAAESTGDGR
- a CDS encoding sensor histidine kinase — encoded protein: MDVRMVWLQWLARHDRVRDALPAVPLVVAAAAATAVGESSWHEPHWTAAAWTAVSCLPLVVRSRWPLPVALVTLAASLTQMAFASHIALAPAAGLVALYTLATLGSRRTAWIVGIAAAVAITGVHAATHAESLVGGAGLLRFDFAIAATALGRAVRSRRDHLAAARARVKRAENMQEQEARRRVTEERVRIARDLHDVVAHHITLVNAQAGVAHHLMRANPEQAYEALAHIKDNSRAALDELRATVGLLRQPDDAPGTRAPIPRLADLDALAGGFRASGLSVRVTSTGVPAPQAPATELTAYRIIQEALTNTHKHASATRAAVILDYGPHALRVTVTDDGRPGVPKGEGTGHGLMGMHERAAAIGGTVTAGPRLEGGFQVVADLPLSLAPAPV
- a CDS encoding response regulator transcription factor yields the protein MTIRVLLADDQALLRGTFRLLIDAQPDMEVVAEASNGREAAQLARAERADIVVMDIRMPEVDGIEATRLIGEDEDMAGVKVLVLTTFEEDELVVEALRAGASGFLGKGIEPAQLLDALRLVAAGEALLSPTATKGLIARVLAHPSPGGLVDPRRLATLTPREREVMTLVATGLSNDQIAERLFVTPVTAKTHANRAMTKLGARDRAQLVVIAYETGLVQAGEPRV